From the Diprion similis isolate iyDipSimi1 chromosome 1, iyDipSimi1.1, whole genome shotgun sequence genome, the window ACCACCCACATCTTCAACTCGAATTACGCAGCTTCCACAAATTCATGTAAATTGAAGCTACAGGGAACTCCGTTGATCGATTCGCCTAACACACATAACTCACGCCACGTGTAATAACGAAATCCTGACTCAGGAAActgtttttttcgtttaccGTATTAAAACTAGTTTCAGTCCtgaaacgaaatatttataatgattCGAGAGAAGACAGGTAGTGGATGAAATCGTGCCTGTGTATGCATGGCCCTAGTTAAGTCCAGGGATTCCCTCGGGAGAGTGGACTGAGGCGAATGAGCGTGGTCGGAGTGAGTGAATAATGAAGGTCCACCTGTCGACCGAATGGTAATTAAGTCTTTCGCCAACAATGCCGGCATGAGAAGAGGCACAGCGGACATTGTGTATGCTACGTATAATTTGTACGTACGTTGTACAATGACGTAACCCGCTTATTAGCCGCACTATACCTACTCGCGTATATCCGTTCCAAGTAGTAACTGGTAGACCTACTACAGGGGGAAAAAATCTCCAACTTGGTAAAGACTTTTTCACACCTCTATAAGTTGTTTGTGAAACTGGACAAGATGGATGCTGATcgaaataagaatgaaaaaccaTCAACCGTGTGGCTTGCAAATTTACAAGTCGTAAAATCACTACCCAGATGGGTGGAGCAAGGTGCTGATGAATTGGTAATAAAGTAGAGCCGACGACCAGTCATCAGTGAAACTGAACATCCCTCGGCACTAATTCACCACTCCAATCAAATCAAACTCCGCCTCCCAACTTGAGCAGAGTCTAGGAGAAGCAGAGGCTCTCGGTATTCGCCGTTTGACTCGCGTCAGAAATTCTAAACGATAAATCGTCCTGTTGACGTTCCGGATGAAATGATGAAGGACGAAATCAGTGCCCGCGATGCTCTCACCATCAACTTATGGGTATTTCGATCAGTGGGAATATGGGCGGCGGATATAAACAGCCGTTCACTCAGGTAAACTGTTCACCTCAGCTTTTCACTTTTCGACCACTTCAAGGGCCAACAATTTGATAATCGGTTTCTCCGCAGGTTTATCTACAACATCTACGGCACGATAATGATCACGACGCTGTCAATCATTTACTTTTCAACGGAAATAATTTACGTAATTGTGATCTGGGGTAATCTGACAGCCATTAGTGAAATATCATTCCTGCTCTTGACGCACATCGGTACCGTCGTGAAGCTGTTCAACTTCCTGATACGTCGTGAACGGGTGGAAAAACTAGTTGAAAATTTGCTTCAACGGGATTTCCTACCGAAGCATAACGCGCACCGCGATATCTTGACGTTGACGGTGAAAGTGGTGAATCGAGACAACATACTCTTCATCCTGATGTGTGCATCGACTGTAATAGGCTGGGCGATCGTCCCGATGGTGGATAGCGCCAGGGTGAGTAATTAGTCGATCCATTAGATTCAAGGGACGCAGCAAGGAGAACCTTGGACGAAAATTGgatgatgaaaagtttttcgttGATACAGCCGCGGCGTTTGCCGTTGAAAACTTGGTTCCCCTTCGACATAAGCAACTCGCCTATCTTCGAAGTGATTTACGCTTATCAAACTGCTGCGGTGATGATGAACGCCTTCATGAATGCAATGATGGATACCTTCGCGTCGAGCCTGATGGCGCTCGCTGGTGCTCAGCTAGACATGCTTCGTCACGATTTATCCAACCTCGGTAGAGAGGATGAAGAGGATGAAGAGGACGAGGAGAATCCCGCGGAATTTAAGACTGCGGTAACCCAACGTGCTGCTGGACGTATATCGAACGTCGTAAGAGCGGAGGATAAGCTGAAAGGTAAACTGAGAACTGGCAACGTTCCAGAGGAATTTCCACCTCGCTCCCTGCAAGACGATATTTTACATGAGCGCATCGTCGGCTGCATCGAACATCACGGCGCCATCATCAGGTAAATTGAACCCCTTTTGTCAGGCTTTGATCGATTTTAAATTCCAGAGCCAACGTTCAATTTTCACCGATCTTATACCGAGTTTTTCTTATAATCCCGGGAAAATACAAGGCAGCTCAGTCATTGTTCGATGAATCGATGAAAGtgcgtaaaatgaaaaataaaaatatatataatagatgcatattgaacgaaaaaattctttacagaTTCGCAAATGAAGTGAAGGACGTGTTCGGCATTGGTATTCTCGTCCAATTCGCGGTTAGCAGTATCATACTCTGCCTGACGTGTTTCGAGTTAACTTTGGTAAGTAAACATAAGTAGAGTTTGATTGTATTGAATCCCCCTCCGACGATGACTGTGAGAGTGCTTAGGATTTCGCGTCGATAATAATTTCCTTAATACGCATAGATGGTGGCGAGCATTGCTAAAGTTGACGGACTAACATAGAGTAAAACGCGCGTATGGAGAGGGGATGTAACTTAACGTAATGGTCAAGCCGGATATGACCGAGTAACTAAGTAACCAGATAAGCCCGGTGAAGCAGCAAGTGACGTataccaaccgatatttgCATATCTCGTTAACTAGCCTCGTAGTCGAGGTCGACTGGTGCCACTGGTGCCACTATATCCACCGTTATTATCCCCGATTAAGATTCAGTAGCTGGTCTTTATAGTCACCCCTATAAATGGAAGGGGGGATAAACTCGAGTGAAACAAACTGGCAAATACGGCATTGCAAATACTTGTGTACACTTACGAATTTGCAAATTCAATTTCGCCCTTACTCTCCTGTAGGTACGGCGCGTTCCCAATTCGAGATCAGTCTCACGTACCTACAACGCGTTATACCACATCCCGATCCCCGCGTTCCTCACAGTCGTATAACTTTCTAATTGAATCAATAGCAAGtgacaataattattcaaattgctTTTCCACCATTCTAGCTATCGCCAGGTAGCTTGCAGTTCTGCTCAATGCTCCTCTACCAGGGCTGCATGCTCTTGGAAATATTCTTCTACTGTTGGCATGGAAACGGGATAATATATAAggtgaaaaattgcgaaactccaaaatgaaaagagagagagagagagagagagacatgCGGTTTTGAGGTAGTACAGTCAAGCCAAGGAAACTCGCTGCTAAAGGCTTAATCGTTGTCAGAATACGTTCAGCCGTATATTATAACGCGTAGTCGAGTATGTATGAGGGAAAGCTGGATTACAGAATAAGCGATGAAAATGTCTGAGCGTAGAATCTACAGCAGGATATACCATGCAGCGTAAAAACTTGTGCTGCCGCGGCTTTGGAGAGCAGAAAATATGTAAGTTTGATATTACCTGAAAGCCAAGAGCAAACGACGCCCATGGAGCTTTCGCCCGACCGGCTAAGAGGGTTCTTACCCACCAGTGAGAATTTCGAGTcgcaattttaatatttcacatGCACCCATTTCGCGTCGGGTACCACTCACGACCAATAAATATAAACCTGAAAATTGCGCCATCGACGCGATTTTGTAAATGCCACCCAGCACCCATCGCACTTTAACGGtaacaaaaattgcaaagataagaagaagaaatcgttTTTTCAGTCAGAGGACCTGATGTTGGCGCCCTTCCAATGTCGGTGGACGACCTGTTCTCCAAGATTCAAAAATACCTTGCGTATAGTGATGTGTCGAATGCAGCGAGCCCATAAGCTCACCGTCGGCAGAGTGTTCAATCTGTCGCTGGAAACGTTTTCCATGGTGAGTATAAGACACCTACGGAGGCGGCAAAGGATCTCCCTCACTATTTTCCTTGGTTGCTCCGAATACCGTGGAAAATCGCACCATGGAGATATCCAATAGTTTTAGACGATTTATCCCCTCAACGTTGAATGTGTAATGTTAACAGTTAACTCCCCCAAAAGTAGACTCTCGGCCTGATATTAAACAGCTACTCAGCCGAGTTGAGGTGAATGCGC encodes:
- the LOC124407461 gene encoding odorant receptor Or1-like, producing MMKDEISARDALTINLWVFRSVGIWAADINSRSLRFIYNIYGTIMITTLSIIYFSTEIIYVIVIWGNLTAISEISFLLLTHIGTVVKLFNFLIRRERVEKLVENLLQRDFLPKHNAHRDILTLTVKVVNRDNILFILMCASTVIGWAIVPMVDSARPRRLPLKTWFPFDISNSPIFEVIYAYQTAAVMMNAFMNAMMDTFASSLMALAGAQLDMLRHDLSNLGREDEEDEEDEENPAEFKTAVTQRAAGRISNVVRAEDKLKGKLRTGNVPEEFPPRSLQDDILHERIVGCIEHHGAIIRFANEVKDVFGIGILVQFAVSSIILCLTCFELTLLSPGSLQFCSMLLYQGCMLLEIFFYCWHGNGIIYKSEDLMLAPFQCRWTTCSPRFKNTLRIVMCRMQRAHKLTVGRVFNLSLETFSMILRTAYSFYAVLQRVHSRVIEAEKDDLRNL